One part of the Gemmatimonadaceae bacterium genome encodes these proteins:
- a CDS encoding HDOD domain-containing protein, whose protein sequence is MLGDLFKRYFAPTRSGVAPGGSDPGGAPATDAPRATHGATSRPLDATDGSAAAPLAGLHAVPRDADAREMQEWLELDIRTRIGEVSNVLGRADRETDAPRLLDALLESFEAVVRQPPLAAQRALSVTRDVNAPTSKLVTLVESDPGLGQALLRYANSAYYATAGGRVVSLHGAVQRVGTSGVHNVVLRTMVDGMLCRPGSAYQDLVNLSWQHMVRVAPITRSLSPAFRAVPDEAYALGLLHDVGKLVIFDRLGELRKSLRREVKFPSSIVSVVLRMLHEPLGGLAALQWGLGAGVSHAIATHHRSPVPEMYDPRCELLYLAERIDLARVRGRPVELERWWKDGLVVTPLDTIERGVASLPEDVEEPVLA, encoded by the coding sequence ATGCTTGGCGACCTCTTCAAGCGGTATTTCGCGCCGACACGTTCCGGAGTTGCGCCTGGCGGGAGCGACCCCGGTGGCGCGCCGGCCACCGACGCCCCGCGCGCAACGCACGGCGCTACCTCCAGGCCGCTCGACGCGACCGACGGGAGTGCCGCTGCACCGCTGGCCGGGCTGCACGCCGTGCCGCGCGACGCCGACGCGCGCGAGATGCAGGAATGGCTGGAACTCGATATCCGCACCCGCATTGGCGAAGTGAGCAACGTGCTCGGTCGCGCCGACCGCGAGACCGACGCGCCCCGTCTCCTCGATGCACTCCTGGAATCGTTCGAGGCGGTGGTGCGACAGCCGCCGCTGGCCGCGCAACGCGCGCTGAGCGTCACGCGCGACGTCAATGCGCCCACGTCGAAGCTCGTCACGCTCGTCGAGAGCGATCCCGGGCTTGGCCAGGCACTCCTGCGCTACGCCAACTCGGCCTACTACGCCACAGCCGGCGGGCGCGTCGTCTCGCTTCACGGCGCGGTGCAGCGCGTGGGGACATCGGGGGTGCACAACGTCGTCCTGAGGACGATGGTCGACGGGATGCTCTGCCGTCCGGGGAGCGCCTACCAGGATCTCGTGAACCTGTCGTGGCAGCACATGGTGCGCGTGGCCCCCATCACCCGTTCCCTCTCTCCCGCCTTCAGGGCAGTGCCTGACGAGGCCTACGCACTCGGGCTGCTGCACGACGTGGGCAAGCTCGTGATCTTCGATCGCCTCGGCGAGCTTCGCAAGTCGCTGCGGCGCGAGGTGAAGTTTCCGTCGTCGATCGTGAGCGTGGTGTTGCGCATGCTGCACGAGCCGCTCGGCGGACTGGCCGCTCTGCAGTGGGGGCTTGGCGCCGGCGTGTCACATGCGATCGCCACGCATCACCGCTCGCCGGTGCCGGAGATGTACGATCCGCGCTGCGAACTGCTGTACCTCGCCGAGCGTATCGATCTCGCCCGCGTCCGCGGTAGGCCGGTGGAGCTGGAGCGCTGGTGGAAAGATGGACTCGTGGTGACGCCGCTCGACACCATCGAGCGGGGCGTGGCGTCGCTTCCCGAGGACGTCGAGGAGCCCGTGCTCGCCTGA
- a CDS encoding AAA family ATPase, translated as MTRASFVDELELLIRSRYPLVVLDTWEYERSEEVLRHVASRLSLHYHEWRRSKGVRRGAGAGEPFADDTALPTDALRHVEREGAGIFHFPALGAHLQDPLVVSQLHDVVERFGMRRGALVISGGDVTLPESLRPHAIVVSLPAPEAEEYRALLERVVRDNSARMPVRLDLSPSDRARLLHNLGGLSLTEAEKILTRLIMIDGALSAADIPRVTDAKRQAVEQDGLLEYWSTESGMAGVAGLEGLKAWLSRRRAAVLEPERAQAAGLPFPKGILLLGVPGCGKSLCAKSVAHEWSLPLLRLDPGLLFDKYIGDSEKNFKRALRTAERMAPIVLWIDEIEKAFASSGGEQDGGVSRRVFGGFLSWLQDRRGDVFVVATANDVSALPPEFIRKGRFDEVFFVDLPRAASRRAIFEIHLRKRGCDPASMSLEPLVAASDGFSGAEIEQAIVAAQYAAFSDNAALTQGRIVHELAATRPLSRTMAESLGALRTWARDRTVHADGDALPPPRPVLLT; from the coding sequence ATGACCCGCGCCTCCTTCGTCGACGAACTGGAACTCCTCATTCGCTCCCGCTACCCTCTGGTGGTCCTCGACACCTGGGAGTACGAGCGGAGCGAAGAAGTCCTTCGGCATGTCGCCTCGCGCCTTTCCCTGCACTATCACGAATGGCGTCGCTCCAAGGGGGTGCGTCGCGGCGCCGGGGCGGGTGAGCCCTTTGCCGACGACACCGCCCTCCCCACCGACGCGCTGCGGCACGTCGAGCGCGAGGGGGCCGGCATCTTTCATTTCCCGGCGCTCGGCGCACACCTGCAGGACCCGCTCGTGGTCTCGCAGCTGCACGACGTGGTGGAGCGGTTCGGGATGCGGCGTGGGGCCCTCGTGATCTCGGGCGGCGACGTGACGCTCCCCGAGTCGCTTCGCCCACACGCCATCGTGGTCTCGCTCCCCGCCCCCGAGGCCGAGGAGTACCGCGCCCTCCTGGAGCGCGTGGTGCGCGACAATTCCGCGCGCATGCCGGTGCGCCTCGACCTCTCCCCCTCCGACCGCGCCCGCCTCCTGCACAATCTGGGAGGCCTCTCGCTCACCGAGGCGGAGAAGATCCTGACGCGCCTCATCATGATCGACGGGGCGCTCAGCGCCGCCGACATCCCGCGCGTGACCGACGCCAAGCGTCAGGCAGTGGAGCAGGACGGGCTCCTCGAGTACTGGTCCACCGAGAGCGGGATGGCGGGCGTGGCAGGGCTCGAAGGTTTGAAGGCATGGCTGTCGCGACGCCGGGCCGCCGTCCTCGAGCCGGAGCGCGCGCAGGCGGCGGGGCTCCCCTTCCCCAAGGGAATCCTCCTCCTCGGCGTCCCGGGGTGTGGGAAGAGCCTGTGCGCCAAGTCGGTCGCGCACGAATGGTCGCTCCCGCTGCTGCGCCTCGACCCGGGGCTCCTGTTCGACAAGTACATCGGTGACAGCGAGAAGAACTTCAAGCGTGCGCTGCGCACCGCCGAGCGCATGGCACCGATCGTCCTCTGGATCGACGAAATCGAGAAGGCGTTCGCCTCGTCGGGGGGTGAGCAGGATGGCGGCGTCTCGCGGCGCGTCTTTGGCGGCTTCCTCTCATGGCTGCAGGACCGGCGGGGCGACGTCTTCGTCGTCGCGACGGCCAACGACGTCTCGGCGCTCCCGCCGGAGTTCATCCGCAAGGGGCGATTCGACGAGGTCTTCTTCGTCGACCTCCCGCGCGCCGCGTCGCGCCGCGCGATCTTCGAGATTCACCTGCGCAAGCGGGGGTGCGATCCGGCCAGCATGTCGCTCGAACCGCTGGTGGCGGCGTCGGACGGCTTCAGCGGGGCGGAGATCGAGCAGGCGATCGTCGCCGCGCAATACGCCGCCTTCAGCGACAACGCCGCGCTGACGCAGGGGCGCATCGTGCATGAACTGGCAGCCACGCGTCCGCTCTCGCGCACCATGGCCGAGTCGTTAGGCGCACTGCGCACGTGGGCCCGCGACCGCACCGTGCACGCCGACGGCGACGCCCTCCCTCCGCCGCGTCCCGTGCTCCTGACCTGA